From one Fusobacterium mortiferum ATCC 9817 genomic stretch:
- the smc gene encoding chromosome segregation protein SMC, translating into MFLKAVEIFGFKSFGERVYIEFNRGLTSIVGPNGSGKSNILDAVLWVLGEQSYKNIRAKESSDVIFSGGKDKKAMNFAEVSLYIDNSDSFLAVENDEIKITRKLHSTGENEYFINDSKSRLKDIANLFLDTGVGKSAYSVIGQGKVERIISSSSKEIKSIIEEAAGIKKFQGQKNEAVKNLENVDTELEKIDLILNEVGENRDKVEKQAGKAQEYLELKKERDSLAKGIYQCEYNNKNSELDKSNQSKENLDSENNKLQTEFEEIENRLEIIDKKKIELKKYIEENGNKNQELKREIESKEKEKVRISERCASYKREIEERESRVTAGESKIEEKRKSLAELDKESLLVAQKIELLSEENQIFEKEIKDLEKSKEDFETAREIKKKKVMELELEKMKLINEIENSNRRVKGSTNKINSLKEELEAANKKIFEAEKELVSAKKSKEEKTLSLENIKGRGEFLEKEISRCSQRMNKLSEIIRSSDYDEKRYSSKLQALLRMEENNEGFFKGVKEVLNSKIPGVEGVFISLVNVPEKYMKAIEAGVPGNIQDIIVSTSDVAKKAINILKEKKVGRASFLALDTIKVTPKKEPNIKLDGVIGLASNLVETQDRYKIVAEFILGNLLVVENMDTALKIIKNSLFAGNVVTLSGELLSSRGRITGGDSGNSTASQLFERKREIKQLKEQVEILKKRIEESVEEQNKINKELENFENEIDRIDSTEEELRKQVRLASEYFEECNSKVERVSKEIRTIKIELDEEIKYSEEFEKKITNSNNEMDKIQIIVNELKKEEEEDILKAQKINSIITQKREEFSDKKIIFLNAQDRISQIEREKAREEKEYKILLSEKEDIKQKISLLRKEVEVLEKSESALTQEIDERLQKYESENIEITEKKQINEKLSEEERELIKKRKEIDSFLLHKRDALNKLNDLIERLKSDLERLKENLESLEEIESVEISIENIKECKERFKSLDNRLKNFQAVNLLAIEEFKELNEKYTFLSSQKEDLVKGKNVLLDLIKEIDETIHSRFFTAYKAIDENFNKMCMETINNAEGKLILNNPDNFDECGVEIFVKFRNKKRQSLSLLSGGEKSMVAIAFIMGIFMFKPSPFTFLDEIEAALDEKNTRKLIGKLKEFTDKSQFILITHNKDTMRESESIFGVTMNKEIGISKIVPVKF; encoded by the coding sequence ATGTTTTTAAAAGCAGTTGAAATATTCGGTTTTAAATCCTTTGGTGAAAGGGTATATATAGAGTTTAATAGAGGACTTACTTCAATAGTTGGTCCCAATGGAAGTGGAAAATCCAATATTCTTGATGCTGTATTATGGGTTTTAGGGGAGCAATCCTATAAAAACATTAGAGCTAAAGAGAGTTCTGATGTGATTTTCTCTGGTGGAAAAGATAAAAAAGCTATGAATTTTGCTGAGGTTTCCCTCTATATAGATAACAGTGATAGTTTTTTAGCAGTGGAAAATGATGAGATAAAAATAACTAGAAAGTTGCACTCTACTGGTGAAAATGAGTATTTTATCAATGATTCTAAATCAAGATTAAAAGATATAGCTAATCTATTTTTAGATACAGGAGTTGGAAAAAGTGCTTATTCTGTAATAGGACAGGGAAAAGTAGAAAGAATAATCAGTTCCTCTTCTAAAGAGATTAAAAGTATTATAGAGGAAGCTGCTGGAATAAAAAAATTCCAAGGGCAAAAAAATGAAGCTGTAAAAAATCTTGAAAATGTAGATACAGAGCTTGAAAAAATAGATTTAATTCTCAATGAAGTGGGAGAAAATAGAGATAAAGTAGAAAAACAAGCTGGAAAAGCTCAAGAATATTTAGAGTTAAAAAAAGAAAGGGATTCACTTGCTAAGGGAATATATCAATGTGAGTACAATAATAAAAACAGTGAGCTAGATAAAAGTAATCAAAGTAAAGAAAACCTAGATAGTGAAAATAATAAATTACAAACAGAGTTTGAAGAAATTGAAAATAGATTAGAAATAATTGATAAAAAAAAAATAGAGTTAAAAAAATATATAGAGGAAAACGGAAATAAAAATCAAGAATTAAAAAGAGAGATTGAAAGTAAGGAAAAAGAAAAAGTAAGAATAAGTGAAAGATGTGCTAGCTATAAAAGGGAGATAGAGGAAAGAGAAAGTAGAGTTACAGCTGGAGAAAGTAAAATTGAGGAGAAAAGAAAAAGTTTAGCTGAATTAGATAAAGAATCTCTTCTTGTTGCACAAAAAATAGAGTTACTATCTGAAGAAAATCAAATCTTTGAAAAAGAGATAAAGGATTTAGAGAAATCTAAAGAGGATTTTGAAACAGCTAGAGAGATAAAAAAGAAAAAAGTGATGGAACTTGAGTTAGAAAAAATGAAACTCATTAATGAGATTGAAAATTCTAACAGAAGGGTAAAGGGAAGCACTAATAAGATAAACTCTTTAAAAGAGGAACTAGAAGCAGCAAATAAAAAGATTTTTGAAGCGGAAAAAGAGTTAGTTAGTGCTAAAAAATCTAAAGAGGAAAAAACTTTAAGTCTCGAAAATATAAAGGGAAGAGGAGAGTTTTTAGAAAAAGAGATTAGTAGATGTAGCCAAAGAATGAACAAGCTTTCTGAAATAATTAGAAGTTCTGATTATGATGAAAAAAGATATTCGTCAAAATTACAAGCTCTACTTAGAATGGAAGAAAATAATGAGGGATTTTTTAAGGGAGTAAAAGAGGTATTAAATAGTAAGATACCTGGAGTAGAGGGAGTTTTTATCTCTCTTGTCAATGTCCCTGAAAAATATATGAAGGCTATTGAGGCTGGAGTCCCTGGAAATATACAAGATATCATAGTTTCAACAAGTGATGTAGCAAAAAAAGCTATCAATATTTTAAAAGAGAAAAAAGTAGGAAGAGCATCTTTCTTAGCATTGGATACTATCAAGGTAACTCCTAAAAAAGAGCCAAATATTAAATTAGATGGAGTTATTGGACTAGCTTCTAACCTAGTAGAAACCCAAGATAGATATAAAATAGTAGCAGAATTTATATTAGGAAATCTTCTTGTAGTTGAAAATATGGATACAGCTCTTAAGATAATAAAAAACTCTCTTTTTGCTGGAAACGTAGTTACTTTAAGTGGAGAACTTCTTAGCTCAAGAGGTAGAATTACAGGTGGAGATTCTGGTAACTCTACTGCTAGTCAACTTTTTGAGAGAAAAAGAGAGATAAAACAACTTAAAGAGCAAGTAGAAATTTTGAAAAAGAGAATTGAAGAGAGTGTTGAAGAACAAAATAAAATTAATAAAGAGTTGGAAAATTTTGAAAATGAAATAGATAGAATAGACAGTACTGAAGAGGAGCTTAGAAAACAAGTAAGATTAGCTTCAGAGTATTTTGAAGAGTGTAACTCTAAAGTAGAAAGAGTAAGTAAAGAGATTAGAACTATTAAAATAGAGCTAGATGAAGAGATAAAATACAGTGAGGAGTTTGAGAAAAAAATTACAAACTCTAACAACGAGATGGATAAGATACAAATTATTGTTAATGAACTTAAAAAAGAGGAAGAGGAAGATATTTTAAAAGCTCAAAAAATAAATAGTATAATCACTCAAAAAAGAGAGGAGTTCTCTGATAAAAAAATAATTTTCTTAAATGCTCAAGATAGAATAAGTCAAATTGAAAGAGAAAAAGCTAGAGAAGAGAAAGAGTATAAAATTCTTTTAAGTGAAAAAGAGGATATAAAACAAAAAATCTCCCTATTGAGAAAAGAGGTAGAAGTATTAGAAAAGAGTGAAAGTGCTCTTACTCAAGAGATTGATGAAAGACTTCAAAAATATGAAAGTGAAAATATTGAGATAACAGAGAAAAAACAAATAAATGAAAAGTTAAGTGAAGAGGAAAGAGAATTAATTAAAAAAAGAAAAGAGATAGATAGTTTTCTACTTCATAAAAGAGATGCTCTGAACAAATTAAATGATTTAATTGAAAGATTAAAAAGTGATTTGGAAAGATTAAAAGAAAATCTTGAGTCTTTAGAAGAAATAGAGAGTGTTGAAATTAGTATAGAAAATATCAAAGAGTGTAAAGAGAGATTTAAATCTTTAGATAACAGATTAAAAAATTTCCAAGCTGTAAACCTTCTAGCTATTGAGGAGTTTAAAGAATTAAATGAGAAGTATACTTTCCTTTCTTCACAAAAAGAGGATTTAGTTAAGGGAAAAAATGTACTTTTAGATTTAATAAAAGAGATAGACGAAACTATACACAGTAGATTTTTTACTGCCTATAAAGCTATTGATGAAAATTTCAATAAGATGTGTATGGAAACTATAAATAATGCTGAAGGAAAATTAATTTTAAATAACCCAGATAACTTTGATGAGTGTGGAGTAGAGATATTTGTTAAATTTAGAAATAAGAAAAGACAATCTCTATCTTTATTATCTGGTGGAGAAAAATCTATGGTTGCTATTGCCTTTATTATGGGAATATTTATGTTCAAACCTAGTCCATTTACATTCTTAGATGAGATAGAAGCAGCACTTGATGAAAAAAATACTAGAAAATTAATAGGTAAACTAAAAGAATTTACAGATAAATCTCAATTTATATTGATTACTCACAATAAGGATACTATGAGAGAATCTGAAAGTATATTTGGAGTAACTATGAATAAAGAGATTGGAATATCTAAAATTGTTCCTGTAAAATTTTAA
- the cobU gene encoding bifunctional adenosylcobinamide kinase/adenosylcobinamide-phosphate guanylyltransferase: protein MGRIIYFTGGARSGKSAQAEQYIFDREYTKRIYIATSIPFDDEMKLRVKKHREQRGEDWITIEGYRDLIKKISPYVAKDGVILLDCLTNMVTNLMIMDKDIDWDNLPMESLEQIEKEISQEVNKLFDYFREIPMDTVIVSNELGMGVIPPYPLGRYFRDICGKVNQMAGKYSDEAYMAVSGLQLKLK from the coding sequence ATGGGAAGAATAATATATTTTACAGGGGGAGCAAGGAGTGGAAAAAGTGCTCAAGCAGAGCAATATATATTTGATAGAGAATATACTAAAAGAATATATATAGCTACCTCGATTCCCTTTGATGATGAGATGAAGCTGAGAGTGAAAAAACATAGGGAGCAGAGAGGAGAGGATTGGATAACAATAGAAGGGTACAGAGATTTAATAAAAAAAATATCTCCTTATGTGGCAAAAGATGGAGTAATACTACTTGATTGTCTAACTAATATGGTAACTAATCTTATGATAATGGATAAGGATATAGATTGGGATAATCTTCCTATGGAAAGTTTAGAACAAATAGAAAAGGAGATATCTCAAGAAGTAAATAAACTTTTTGATTATTTTAGAGAGATACCAATGGATACAGTAATTGTATCTAATGAGTTAGGAATGGGAGTGATACCACCTTATCCTTTGGGAAGATATTTTAGAGATATTTGTGGAAAAGTAAATCAAATGGCAGGAAAATATTCTGATGAAGCTTATATGGCAGTATCAGGTTTACAATTAAAATTGAAATAA
- the cobS gene encoding adenosylcobinamide-GDP ribazoletransferase, which yields MNGIALLFKFMTRLPIGFEPKFDSDSLGKSMKFFPIVGMVMGLILLAFFWALSYVIYSPMVMVVTLVIIEVILTGGLHLDGLADTFDGIFSYRSKQKMLDIMKDSRLGTNGGLVLILYFILKVALIYELDMIAGIPSGIVLLLTPAIARLNSVINCASAPYARATGMGKTFVDNTDGFGVVVATILTLIFSGIVCYVFFIPLTILIIIPVVMLLGFIFAKLMTRKIGGVTGDTLGAVVELSEVLVLFLLYIGAMLLV from the coding sequence ATGAACGGAATAGCACTACTTTTTAAATTTATGACAAGATTACCAATTGGATTTGAACCAAAATTTGATTCTGATTCATTGGGAAAGAGTATGAAATTTTTTCCAATAGTTGGAATGGTAATGGGATTAATATTGCTAGCTTTTTTCTGGGCTCTTAGCTATGTAATATACTCTCCAATGGTAATGGTTGTTACACTTGTAATTATAGAGGTAATACTTACAGGGGGATTACACCTAGATGGACTAGCTGATACCTTTGATGGAATCTTTAGTTATAGAAGTAAGCAAAAAATGTTAGATATAATGAAGGACTCGAGATTAGGGACTAATGGTGGATTAGTATTGATACTTTACTTCATATTAAAAGTGGCTTTAATATATGAGTTGGATATGATAGCAGGAATACCATCAGGTATAGTATTGTTATTGACACCAGCTATAGCGAGATTAAATAGTGTAATAAACTGTGCTTCTGCTCCTTATGCTAGAGCAACAGGAATGGGAAAAACTTTTGTAGATAATACTGATGGTTTTGGAGTAGTAGTAGCTACAATACTTACATTAATATTTAGTGGTATAGTATGTTATGTATTCTTTATACCTCTTACTATACTTATAATTATTCCTGTTGTGATGTTATTAGGATTTATTTTTGCAAAACTTATGACTAGAAAAATAGGGGGAGTAACTGGAGATACACTAGGAGCTGTGGTAGAGCTTTCAGAAGTTTTAGTTCTTTTCTTACTATATATAGGAGCTATGTTGTTAGTATAG
- a CDS encoding histidine phosphatase family protein: MGKLILVRHGQTDMNVEGIYFGWLDPALNEKGREQGERAKEVLRKISYDNIYSSDLKRASETARLVNYLKKELVLDKRLRELNFGIFEGLSYEEIKSKYPEECKESEKDWQNFNFITGENPKDLQKRAVEFVESLDLEKNNLVVTHWGVINCILSWYFSNGIESYWKYSVENGGICIIEFVDRFPILKGLNIG; encoded by the coding sequence ATGGGAAAGCTTATTTTAGTACGTCACGGACAAACAGATATGAATGTAGAAGGAATATACTTTGGTTGGTTAGACCCAGCTCTAAATGAAAAGGGAAGAGAACAGGGAGAGAGAGCCAAAGAGGTTCTAAGAAAAATATCATATGATAATATATATTCTAGTGATTTAAAAAGAGCCAGTGAAACAGCAAGATTAGTTAATTATTTAAAAAAAGAGTTAGTTTTAGATAAAAGGCTAAGAGAATTAAATTTTGGAATTTTTGAAGGACTTAGTTATGAAGAGATAAAATCAAAATATCCAGAAGAGTGTAAAGAGAGTGAAAAAGATTGGCAGAATTTTAATTTTATCACTGGAGAAAATCCAAAAGATTTGCAAAAAAGAGCTGTTGAGTTTGTAGAGAGTTTAGATTTAGAAAAAAACAATTTAGTAGTTACTCATTGGGGAGTAATAAACTGTATATTAAGTTGGTACTTTTCTAATGGAATAGAAAGTTACTGGAAATATTCAGTAGAAAATGGTGGAATATGTATAATAGAGTTTGTAGATAGATTTCCAATATTAAAAGGATTAAATATAGGGTGA
- the cobT gene encoding nicotinate-nucleotide--dimethylbenzimidazole phosphoribosyltransferase: MKNILGELRGLDIESMQLAQEELDRKMKPQGSLGVLEKIVVKMAGIYGYPIKQVDKKCHIVASADNGVLEEGISSCPVEYTRIVSEAMLNKIACIGLFSKRLGVEFNLVDIGIKEPIPRDYPNLYNKNIKKGTNNFYKEPAMSREECLKAIQVGMDMIKEKSQGVTVFSNGEMGIANTTTSSAILYSFTRGNIDEIVGRGGGLSDSGLIKKKRVIKESCERYNTFEMEPVDILAHVGGLDIACMVGMYLGAVKYRKLMLVDGFISAVALLTAYKIEPKVKDFILLTHMSEEPGMKVVLNELGEKAFLNMEMRLGEGTGAVLTYPMIDCALDMINGMKTPSEVYDLFK; encoded by the coding sequence ATAAAAAATATTTTGGGAGAGCTAAGAGGTTTAGATATAGAGAGTATGCAACTTGCTCAAGAGGAATTGGATAGAAAAATGAAACCTCAAGGAAGTCTTGGAGTATTAGAAAAAATAGTGGTAAAGATGGCAGGAATATATGGTTACCCTATAAAACAGGTAGATAAGAAATGCCATATAGTAGCTTCAGCAGACAATGGAGTTTTAGAAGAGGGGATTTCATCTTGTCCAGTAGAATATACAAGAATAGTTTCAGAGGCTATGCTAAATAAAATTGCTTGTATTGGTTTATTTAGTAAAAGATTGGGAGTGGAGTTTAATCTTGTGGATATAGGGATAAAAGAACCTATACCAAGAGATTATCCAAATTTATATAATAAAAATATAAAAAAAGGAACAAATAACTTTTATAAAGAGCCAGCTATGAGTAGAGAAGAGTGTTTAAAAGCTATTCAAGTAGGAATGGATATGATAAAAGAAAAATCTCAAGGGGTTACAGTTTTTTCTAATGGAGAGATGGGAATAGCTAATACTACTACAAGTTCAGCAATATTATACTCTTTTACGAGAGGTAATATAGATGAAATAGTAGGAAGAGGAGGAGGACTTTCTGATTCTGGATTAATTAAGAAAAAGAGAGTGATAAAAGAATCTTGTGAGAGATACAATACTTTTGAAATGGAACCAGTGGATATATTAGCTCACGTTGGAGGACTTGATATAGCTTGTATGGTAGGAATGTACTTAGGAGCAGTAAAATATAGAAAACTGATGTTAGTAGATGGGTTTATTTCAGCAGTCGCTCTTCTTACAGCATATAAGATAGAACCTAAAGTTAAAGATTTTATATTATTGACTCATATGAGTGAAGAGCCAGGAATGAAAGTAGTATTAAATGAATTAGGAGAGAAGGCTTTTCTCAATATGGAGATGAGATTAGGAGAGGGAACAGGAGCTGTTTTGACTTATCCTATGATAGATTGTGCTTTGGATATGATAAATGGAATGAAAACTCCATCTGAAGTATATGATTTATTTAAATAG
- the radC gene encoding RadC family protein: MDKKYKGHRERIRQKYLQGGYSAFLEYEILELLLTYAIPIKDTKPIAKELIEKFGNLDGVVMASIDELMSVKGIKQNSAIFLKLLGDTSKYLYRGDMKRDGIQLRDKESLLKYLRSDIGFSSREEFKVIFLNNFNILVGSETLFVGTIDKSAVYPREILEKVIQYKAKGVIFAHNHPSGNLRPSKQDIQITEHMQEVLEMIDVKLLEHIIITKDGYFSFLQEGLI; encoded by the coding sequence ATGGATAAAAAATATAAGGGACATAGAGAGAGAATAAGACAAAAATATTTACAAGGAGGTTATTCAGCCTTTTTAGAGTATGAGATATTAGAGTTACTTCTTACTTATGCAATACCTATAAAAGATACCAAACCGATAGCTAAAGAGTTGATAGAAAAATTTGGAAATTTAGATGGAGTTGTAATGGCTTCTATAGATGAGTTGATGAGTGTTAAAGGGATAAAGCAAAATAGTGCTATATTTCTTAAGCTTTTAGGAGATACATCTAAATATCTTTATAGAGGAGATATGAAAAGAGATGGGATACAGCTTAGAGATAAAGAGTCTCTTTTAAAATATTTAAGAAGTGATATAGGATTTTCTAGTCGAGAAGAGTTTAAAGTTATTTTTCTTAATAATTTTAATATATTAGTGGGAAGCGAAACTTTATTTGTAGGAACTATTGATAAAAGTGCTGTTTATCCTAGAGAGATTTTAGAAAAGGTAATACAGTACAAAGCTAAAGGAGTTATATTTGCTCATAATCATCCTTCTGGAAATTTACGTCCATCTAAGCAGGATATTCAAATAACTGAACATATGCAAGAGGTATTAGAGATGATAGATGTAAAACTTCTTGAGCATATAATTATCACAAAAGATGGATATTTTAGTTTTTTACAAGAGGGATTAATCTAA
- a CDS encoding PSP1 domain-containing protein, with the protein MEDLMEDINKEELEITQEPKLYKVLGVMFEVTKKRYYFEVIDGVEYKKGDKVIVDTVRGKEIGLVYGEARMIPETELVLPLKPVIKRASKEEEERYIQLKADSLEAKNICKERIAHHKLPMKLVETEYTFDKTKLIFYFTAEGRIDFRDLVKDLANIFRVRIELRQIGVRDEARILGTVGVCGKELCCRTFINKFDSVSIKMARDQGLVINPAKISGVCGRLLCCINYEYQQYEEALRNYPAVNQQVRTPKGDGKVSSISPLNGYLFVDVENKGLMKFDVEEVRFNRKEANKLKNEKTAEELAHKELEKE; encoded by the coding sequence TTGGAGGATTTGATGGAAGATATAAATAAAGAAGAACTTGAAATAACTCAAGAGCCAAAGTTATATAAGGTATTAGGAGTTATGTTTGAAGTTACTAAAAAAAGATATTACTTTGAAGTGATAGATGGTGTAGAGTATAAAAAAGGTGATAAGGTAATAGTAGATACAGTTAGAGGTAAGGAGATAGGTTTAGTTTATGGAGAGGCTAGAATGATACCAGAAACAGAACTAGTTCTTCCACTAAAACCTGTTATAAAAAGAGCTAGTAAAGAGGAAGAGGAAAGATATATACAATTGAAAGCTGACTCTTTAGAAGCAAAAAATATCTGTAAGGAGAGAATAGCTCATCATAAATTACCAATGAAGTTGGTAGAAACTGAATATACCTTTGATAAAACAAAATTGATATTTTATTTTACAGCTGAGGGAAGAATAGACTTTAGAGATTTAGTTAAAGATTTAGCTAATATTTTTAGAGTGAGAATAGAGCTAAGACAGATAGGTGTTAGAGATGAAGCTAGAATTTTAGGAACAGTGGGTGTATGTGGAAAAGAGCTATGCTGTAGGACATTCATTAATAAGTTTGATTCTGTATCTATAAAGATGGCAAGAGACCAAGGACTAGTTATAAATCCTGCTAAAATTTCTGGGGTATGTGGTAGACTTTTATGTTGTATCAACTATGAGTATCAACAATATGAAGAAGCTCTTAGAAATTATCCTGCTGTAAATCAACAGGTAAGAACTCCAAAGGGAGATGGAAAAGTTTCAAGTATAAGTCCACTTAATGGATATTTATTTGTTGATGTAGAAAATAAAGGCTTAATGAAATTTGATGTTGAAGAAGTCAGATTTAATAGAAAAGAAGCAAATAAATTAAAAAATGAAAAAACTGCTGAAGAATTAGCTCATAAGGAGCTTGAAAAGGAATAA
- a CDS encoding tRNA1(Val) (adenine(37)-N6)-methyltransferase: MLYENEDMTILRDNFKLIQKVNGFRFSVDAVILSDFFNPHKDGKVLDIGTGNGIIPILLYAKNKSRDIVGIDIQEENSSLAIRNIELNKLEEYIEIVNYDVKEYPFGNSFDYIVSNPPYMKVDGKKQNDLSSKAIARHEIKLDLYDLVKNAKRLLKPMGSFTLVHRSYRFIKISRVLEESGFSIKRVRFVYFSKDKNSNLVLIEAWKGKKCQLEIEPPLFLEESGY, translated from the coding sequence ATGTTGTATGAAAATGAGGATATGACAATACTCAGAGATAATTTTAAACTTATTCAAAAGGTAAATGGATTTAGATTTTCAGTAGATGCTGTAATACTTTCAGATTTTTTCAATCCTCATAAAGATGGGAAAGTTTTAGATATAGGAACAGGTAATGGGATAATTCCTATTTTACTCTATGCTAAAAATAAATCTAGGGATATAGTAGGCATAGATATACAAGAGGAAAATAGCTCACTGGCTATTAGAAATATAGAGTTGAATAAGTTAGAAGAATATATAGAAATAGTAAATTATGATGTCAAAGAATATCCTTTTGGAAACTCTTTTGATTATATAGTTTCAAATCCACCTTATATGAAAGTAGATGGAAAGAAACAAAATGATTTAAGCAGTAAAGCTATAGCAAGACACGAGATAAAATTGGATTTGTATGATTTAGTAAAAAATGCAAAAAGACTTTTAAAACCAATGGGAAGTTTTACCCTAGTTCATAGAAGCTATAGATTTATTAAGATTTCAAGAGTATTAGAAGAGAGTGGTTTTTCTATAAAAAGAGTAAGATTTGTTTATTTTTCTAAGGATAAAAATTCAAATCTTGTTCTTATTGAGGCATGGAAAGGGAAAAAATGTCAACTAGAGATTGAACCACCACTTTTTCTTGAGGAGAGTGGTTATTAA
- a CDS encoding ankyrin repeat domain-containing protein: MELLKFVEQNNLEEFKNNLDMDSIEEVDNNKNTILHHCVEMDKYDFVDALLYNGADPNVKNREGNTPLHIAGQKNYGKIMELLLEFGGDLEIKNNHQRTAVNLAIASKATSVLKVIENSGADYDGLGAGFEKINHHRRLEDF; this comes from the coding sequence ATGGAACTTTTAAAATTTGTTGAACAAAATAACTTAGAAGAATTTAAAAATAATTTGGATATGGATTCTATTGAAGAAGTAGATAATAATAAAAATACTATACTTCATCACTGTGTGGAGATGGATAAATACGACTTTGTAGATGCTTTACTTTATAATGGAGCTGACCCTAATGTAAAAAATAGAGAGGGAAATACACCATTACATATAGCAGGACAAAAAAATTATGGAAAAATAATGGAGTTATTATTAGAGTTTGGTGGAGATTTAGAGATAAAAAATAATCATCAAAGAACAGCTGTAAATTTAGCAATAGCTTCAAAAGCTACTAGTGTACTAAAGGTTATTGAAAATAGTGGAGCAGACTATGATGGTTTAGGAGCTGGATTTGAAAAAATTAATCACCACAGAAGATTAGAGGATTTTTAG
- a CDS encoding GNAT family N-acetyltransferase: protein MNFREAKKEDIESILEVISHAKEYMKRNNSTQWNENYPNKETIINDIENNIGYVLIVKNLIRGYIVVDFSDDEVYKNIKGKWKTFGNYASIHRCAIHKELRGQGYGSELFKFAEKLALSKNIRSVRVDTAPENETMKHLFNKNGYEYCGIVFIDGEKIAYEKLLTSNLEYK from the coding sequence ATGAATTTTAGAGAGGCTAAAAAAGAAGATATAGAGAGTATCTTAGAAGTCATTTCTCATGCAAAAGAGTATATGAAAAGAAATAATTCCACTCAATGGAATGAAAATTATCCCAATAAAGAAACTATCATTAATGATATAGAAAATAATATAGGCTATGTTCTTATTGTTAAAAATTTGATTAGAGGTTATATAGTAGTGGACTTTTCTGATGATGAAGTATATAAAAATATAAAAGGAAAATGGAAAACTTTTGGTAATTACGCTTCTATTCATAGATGTGCTATACATAAAGAGTTAAGAGGTCAAGGTTATGGAAGTGAGCTTTTTAAATTTGCTGAAAAGTTAGCTCTTAGTAAAAATATTAGAAGTGTTAGAGTAGATACTGCTCCAGAAAATGAAACAATGAAACATCTTTTTAATAAAAATGGTTATGAGTACTGTGGTATTGTTTTTATTGATGGAGAAAAGATTGCTTATGAAAAATTACTTACTTCTAACTTAGAATACAAATAA